Proteins from one Telopea speciosissima isolate NSW1024214 ecotype Mountain lineage chromosome 1, Tspe_v1, whole genome shotgun sequence genomic window:
- the LOC122648606 gene encoding hydroquinone glucosyltransferase-like, with the protein MEGEKQTPHIVILPAPGLGHLIPLVEFAKKFLRDHDFSITFTIPTDGSPIKSQKKVLDSLPKCVDTIFLPPINLQDLSKDSRIETRIYLTIARSLPSLHEAFKVLTATTPIAALVVDLFGTDAFDVAKEFNVPSYIFFPSTALVLSLYLHLPELDDKYSCEYRDLSEPVKLPGCVPIHGRDFVDPLQDRQNKVYTWTLYHCKRFKLANGILLNSFMGMEEGAIKALKEGGDTSLPPIYPIGPLIQNSCMKDGPDVSGCLRWLNHQPLGSVLFVSFGSGGALSREQLNELALGLELSKQRFLWVVKSPNATYFDAQSIEDPLVFLPEGFLKRTKGRGLVIPSWAPQIQVLSHVSTGGFLTHCGWNSILESVVHGVPLIAWPLYAEQKMSAVMLVEDLEVALRPKVAKNGVVGRVEIATVVKCLMEGVEGNRIRKRMRMLKGAATKVLSEEGSSRKSLLEVACKWKSQVGM; encoded by the coding sequence ATGGAAGGAGAAAAACAAACTCCACACATTGTCATTCTACCAGCTCCAGGATTGGGTCACCTTATCCCCCTTGTTGAATTTGCCAAGAAATTCCTTCGTGATCATGATTTCTCCATTACATTTACAATCCCAACCGACGGTTCTCCAATCAAATCACAGAAAAAAGTCTTGGATAGCCTTCCCAAATGCGTTGATACCATCTTTCTCCCCCCTATTAACCTTCAAGACCTCTCCAAGGATTCAAGAATTGAAACCCGAATCTACCTCACGATAGCCCGTTCCCTACCTTCACTCCATGAAGCTTTTAAGGTCTTAACAGCCACAACTCCCATCGCTGCCTTGGTTGTTGATCTCTTTGGCACTGATGCATTTGATGTGGCTAAGGAATTTAATGTTCCTTCTTACATATTCTTCCCCTCGACTGCCTTGGTTTTGTCATTGTACCTCCATTTGCCTGAGCTTGACGACAAGTACTCTTGCGAATATAGAGACTTGTCTGAACCAGTGAAATTACCTGGATGTGTGCCAATTCATGGGCGAGATTTCGTGGACCCACTCCAAGACAGACAGAATAAGGTTTATACATGGACCTTATACCATTGCAAGCGTTTCAAACTAGCTAATGGTATCCTGCTAAATAGCTTCATGGGCATGGAAGAAGGCGCTATCAAGGCTTTGAAGGAGGGTGGAGACACAAGTTTGCCACCTATATATCCAATCGGGCCACTCATACAGAATAGTTGTATGAAGGATGGACCCGATGTTTCCGGATGCCTAAGATGGTTGAACCATCAACCCTTGGGGTCTGTACTGTTTGTTTCATTTGGAAGCGGTGGTGCCCTCTCAAGGGAGCAATTGAATGAATTGGCGTTGGGACTGGAGCTTAGTAAGCAAAGATTCTTATGGGTTGTCAAGAGCCCAAATGCTACCTACTTCGATGCCCAAAGCATTGAAGACCCTTTGGTTTTCTTGCCGGAGGGTTTCTTGAAGAGGACCAAAGGAAGGGGTTTGGTGATACCATCATGGGCTCCTCAAATACAAGTTCTTAGCCATGTCTCTACCGGAGGGTTCCTCACCCACTGTGGTTGGAACTCAATCTTAGAGAGCGTGGTACATGGAGTACCATTGATTGCATGGCCGCTCTATGCAGAACAAAAGATGAGTGCAGTGATGCTGGTGGAGGATTTGGAGGTAGCTTTGAGGCCAAAAGTTGCGAAAAACGGGGTAGTGGGGAGAGTGGAAATTGCAACGGTGGTAAAGTGCTTAATGGAAGGGGTAGAAGGGAATAGAATACGGAAGAGGATGAGAATgctcaagggtgcagctactAAGGTGTTAAGCGAAGAAGGATCCTCTAGAAAGTCACTATTAGAGGTAGCCTGCAAATGGAAGTCCCAAGTGGGGATGTGA